ACTCTGAGCATCTCTTCCTGTTTGTAGTTTATAGATGCTAAGTACAATAAACAAGGCACTTACCAGAATAAAATAAAATACATCTTTAGAAATAATTAACCCTTCAAGCATTTCATTTGCACGTCCTGCGATGGATAAGAAATATGTGATATCTTTTACGATTTCTACATCCTGCCAAAGTTTACCAATAAAGTTTAATCCCGCCAAAACTACCAGAGTACTGATTGCGGCCACAACTTGATAAGACGTAAGGCACGACATAAAAAGTCCGATTGCGGCATAAGTGCAAACCAATAAATACAAACCAATTAGTCCTGAAATAACGAATTTAACATCGAGGTTTTCAATAGAAAATCCAGCGATAATAACCTGAATTCCGAGAATTGCAACAAATAGCAAACAATAAGCGGCAATGGCTAAATATTTACCTAAAACAATTTCTTTGATTTTTATTGGAGAAGAAAGTAAGAGTTTAATGGAGCCGCTGTTAATTTCACGACTCACTAAACCCATTGTCAATAATGGAACATATAAATATAAGTAATTCTGCATTTCAGTATAAAGACCGCTGAATCCTGAAAATATGACCTGGGACAAGTTGTCCATTTCCTGACCTATTTTTTGCGCTTTTTCAAAACGTTCAATAGAATCAAAGAATTTCCAGCTTGACTGGATTGAAAATATTACTAAAACAACCCACGCCACTGGTGAGTAAAACATCGTGTTGAGTTCTGTTTTAGCAATTCTATATATTGTTTTCATTTGTTTATTTTTTTAAGAAAGAATAGCGTTTTTAGATGGGGCTTTTTTAGATAATTGGGCAAAGATTTCGTCTAATGAAACTTTTTCAAATTGAATTTCACGAAGTTTCCAGTTGTTGTGAACACTGGCGGCTACAATTTTTTCAGCAATTTCCTGTGAGCCGCTGAAAGTAATTTGGACTTTTTTAGGAGTTAGGTAAACAGCTTCTGTTATTTCCGAAATTTCTTTGAATGCCTCAACAGCCGGCGGATTTTCAAAACTTGCAGTTAATTTATCAGCTTCGATATAATTGTTAAAAGCGTCAAGCGTATCAGAAAAAACCATGTGGCCATTTTCAATCATTCTGATATCCTGGCAGGTTGCCTGAACTTCAGAAAGAATATGAGAAGAAAATATCACAGCTTTGTCTTGGGCTATTTTCTTAATTAAATTTCTAACCTCTAAAATCTGATTTGGATCTAATCCGTTTGTTGGTTCATCAAGAACTACCAATTTTGGTTCATGAATAATAGCCTGCGCAATTCCAACACGCTGTCTGTAACCTCCAGATAAGTTTTTAATCAAGCGATGACTGAAATGCGAAATGCCGCATTTTTCCTTTGCTTTTTCTACAGCATTTCTTAAGTTTTCTTTTGGCACCAATCTTAATTGTGCACAATGAATCAGATATTCATCGACTGTTAAATCAAGATGAAGTGGTGGGGTTTGAGGCAAAAAACCAATTAGTTTTTTGGCTTCAACCGGGTTTTCTTTCAGATTAATTCCATCAATAAAAATGTTCCCTTTGGTTTGGTTTAAAACCCCGCAGAGAATATTCATCGTAGTAGATTTTCCAGCTCCATTTGATCCTAGAAGACCTAGAATCCTGTTTTCTTTGATTTCAAAACTAATATTTTGTATTGCCCAATCCTTACTGTATTGATGCGACAAGTCCTCAACTCTTACAATTGTTGTTTCCATAGTGTTTTTTAAGGCGCAGGAATGTCTTAATTTCATTCCTGCGTTATTTTTTTAGTATTTAGTATCCTGAATTTTGTTCTAAGAAAGGATTCGAACGAATGGCTGTCTCTGGAATTGGATAAAAGGCATCTGTAGATTTCCAAATTTTATCAGACAGAACAGAAAGGGTTTCGTCAGTTTTTCCAGTTCTTTTAAGGTCTAACCAACGGTGTCCGTTTTCTGCAAAGAATTCACGTTGTCTTTCCAAAGCAATTAAATCCAATAATTGATTTGAATTTGTTAAAGTAGTATTGCCAAGTAATGCTCTGTTTCGGATTACATTAATATCCTGCTGAGCCCCTGTAATATTATTAGAATGTACTCTGGCTTCGGCTCTTATTAGAAATAATTCTGCTAATCGAAGTACCGTTGAGCGTTCGATAGGAGAGGCGCCAAATCTGTTTTTGTATTTCGTTGGAGCTACACCGGAAAGACT
This portion of the Flavobacterium gelatinilyticum genome encodes:
- a CDS encoding ABC transporter ATP-binding protein, which encodes METTIVRVEDLSHQYSKDWAIQNISFEIKENRILGLLGSNGAGKSTTMNILCGVLNQTKGNIFIDGINLKENPVEAKKLIGFLPQTPPLHLDLTVDEYLIHCAQLRLVPKENLRNAVEKAKEKCGISHFSHRLIKNLSGGYRQRVGIAQAIIHEPKLVVLDEPTNGLDPNQILEVRNLIKKIAQDKAVIFSSHILSEVQATCQDIRMIENGHMVFSDTLDAFNNYIEADKLTASFENPPAVEAFKEISEITEAVYLTPKKVQITFSGSQEIAEKIVAASVHNNWKLREIQFEKVSLDEIFAQLSKKAPSKNAILS